Proteins from a genomic interval of Nocardia sp. BMG51109:
- a CDS encoding NTP transferase domain-containing protein: MIDADAIVLAGGRATRMGGVDKPAIVVGGRSMLDAALSAVAGCASTVVVGPPRPELGPGIRQVQETPAGAGPVAAIAAGMRSLAESGAPAGSVVVLAADMPFLTADAIAELLRHADESGADAVFATDESGRPQYLVGVWRRTALLAALDRLDSLPNQPMKALVPAATALVPLSGVADCDTDDDLRRARAQAAPLALDDARKILRGTLTRLPIRHAPLHAAARGAALAAPLVATEALPRFDVSAMDGYAVSGEGPWRLRHDIGFAGGQRPAGLRPGEAVRIATGAHVPDGTSTVIRDEFVHRDEGDLLSRLPDTPVRDDVRHRGDDWLPGDTVAPEGTPVGPALLSVAAAAEVGTAAVRGPVRARIVMTGDEIRSEGPLQTGQTRDSIGPVLPELLAWCGIHPMDRAHLRDTPSGFDELLAAAADGELLVVVGATGGGAADQLRAALDRAGARILVHRLLMRPGGSTVIAETGYGTTVLGLPGNPYAAVATLLAVAPAIVEGRTGRIPGRPSTGPLLNAGDIAGATPRIVPARAVPDGWLGDPHIRTAHLAGLLNRDGLVIVPPNAADGARVEFLPLPA, translated from the coding sequence GTGATCGACGCGGACGCGATCGTGCTGGCCGGCGGGCGCGCCACCCGGATGGGCGGCGTGGACAAGCCCGCGATCGTGGTCGGCGGGCGGTCGATGCTGGATGCCGCGCTGAGCGCGGTCGCCGGCTGCGCGAGCACGGTGGTGGTCGGCCCGCCCCGCCCCGAACTCGGCCCCGGGATCCGGCAGGTGCAAGAGACTCCGGCCGGTGCGGGGCCGGTCGCGGCCATCGCCGCCGGGATGCGGTCGCTGGCGGAATCCGGCGCTCCGGCCGGCTCGGTGGTGGTGCTGGCCGCCGACATGCCGTTCCTGACCGCCGACGCGATCGCCGAATTGCTCCGGCACGCCGACGAATCCGGCGCCGATGCGGTCTTCGCGACCGACGAGTCGGGGCGCCCGCAGTATCTGGTCGGGGTGTGGCGGCGCACTGCCCTGCTGGCGGCCCTGGACCGGCTCGACTCGCTTCCCAACCAGCCGATGAAGGCGCTGGTTCCGGCCGCGACCGCACTCGTGCCGCTGTCCGGCGTCGCCGACTGCGACACCGACGACGACCTGCGGCGGGCCCGCGCGCAGGCGGCGCCGCTGGCGCTGGACGATGCGCGAAAGATACTGCGCGGCACGCTGACCCGGCTGCCTATCCGGCATGCGCCACTGCATGCGGCGGCGCGCGGAGCGGCGCTGGCGGCACCGCTGGTCGCCACCGAGGCCCTGCCCCGGTTCGACGTCTCCGCGATGGACGGATACGCGGTGTCCGGGGAGGGGCCCTGGCGGCTGCGCCACGACATCGGCTTCGCGGGCGGGCAGCGCCCGGCCGGGCTGCGGCCCGGCGAGGCGGTGCGCATCGCGACCGGCGCGCACGTGCCCGACGGCACGAGCACGGTGATCCGCGACGAGTTCGTGCATCGCGACGAGGGCGATCTGCTGTCGCGGCTGCCGGACACGCCGGTTCGCGACGACGTGCGCCACCGCGGCGACGACTGGCTGCCGGGTGACACGGTGGCACCGGAGGGCACCCCGGTCGGTCCGGCGCTGCTGTCGGTGGCCGCGGCCGCCGAGGTCGGCACGGCCGCGGTGCGCGGGCCGGTGCGGGCACGCATCGTGATGACCGGTGACGAGATCCGCAGCGAGGGCCCGCTGCAAACCGGCCAGACCCGCGACTCGATCGGCCCGGTGCTTCCGGAGCTGTTGGCGTGGTGCGGAATTCACCCGATGGACCGGGCGCATCTGCGGGACACCCCGAGCGGCTTCGACGAGCTGCTGGCGGCAGCGGCGGACGGTGAGCTGCTGGTGGTCGTCGGCGCCACCGGCGGCGGGGCGGCCGATCAGCTGCGCGCCGCCCTCGATCGGGCCGGCGCGCGAATCCTGGTGCACCGGTTGCTGATGCGGCCGGGCGGATCCACGGTGATCGCCGAAACCGGTTACGGCACCACGGTTCTGGGGCTGCCGGGCAATCCGTACGCGGCGGTCGCCACCCTGCTGGCCGTGGCGCCGGCCATCGTCGAGGGCCGCACCGGCCGCATTCCGGGCCGACCGAGCACCGGCCCGTTGCTCAATGCCGGTGACATCGCCGGTGCGACACCGCGCATCGTCCCCGCACGCGCCGTTCCCGACGGCTGGCTGGGCGACCCGCACATCCGCACCGCCCACCTCGCGGGCCTGCTGAACCGCGACGGCCTGGTGATCGTCCCACCGAACGCCGCCGACGGCGCCCGCGTCGAGTTTCTGCCACTGCCCGCCTGA
- a CDS encoding ABC transporter permease, producing the protein MTGAVSQSETLSTAADSVGRRSWWRGQTLAGLILVGVIVLAGVCAGLLARYDPLTQSVGANLVPPGAEHWLGTDDLNRDVFARLLYGLRVDLLIVFVAVPVAAVLGSAIGLVAGLHPVADTVAQRVFDVVLAFPALILAIALAAITGPGAHAVIIVIVAAEVPVFGRQLRTAVLRVREQAFIEAAEVIGAGTWWTLRKHVLPNVLEPLAVQLALSMSIAVAVDGAMSFIGLGVRPPQPSVGSLLAESLSTMDANPAMAAGPLVVVAGLTLGFLLIAQGLGRARRIG; encoded by the coding sequence ATGACCGGCGCGGTCTCGCAGAGCGAAACCCTCTCGACGGCAGCGGATTCCGTCGGCCGCCGGTCCTGGTGGCGTGGACAGACGCTGGCCGGCCTGATTCTCGTCGGCGTCATCGTGCTCGCCGGAGTGTGCGCGGGGCTGCTGGCCCGCTACGACCCGCTCACGCAGAGCGTCGGTGCGAACCTGGTGCCGCCCGGCGCCGAGCATTGGCTGGGCACCGACGACCTGAACCGCGACGTGTTCGCGCGATTGCTGTACGGCCTGCGGGTCGATCTGCTCATCGTCTTCGTCGCGGTGCCGGTCGCCGCGGTGCTGGGTTCGGCGATCGGACTGGTGGCGGGTCTGCACCCGGTCGCCGACACCGTGGCGCAGCGGGTGTTCGATGTCGTGCTGGCATTCCCCGCGCTCATCCTCGCCATCGCGCTGGCCGCGATCACCGGTCCCGGGGCGCACGCCGTGATCATCGTGATCGTCGCCGCCGAGGTGCCGGTCTTCGGGCGCCAGCTGCGCACCGCGGTGCTGCGGGTGCGCGAGCAGGCGTTCATCGAGGCCGCCGAGGTGATCGGCGCCGGAACCTGGTGGACGCTGCGAAAACATGTGCTGCCCAACGTGTTGGAACCGCTGGCGGTGCAGCTGGCGTTGTCGATGTCGATCGCCGTGGCGGTCGACGGGGCGATGAGCTTCATCGGGCTCGGGGTGCGGCCACCGCAGCCGTCGGTGGGATCGCTACTCGCCGAGTCGTTGTCGACCATGGATGCCAATCCGGCGATGGCGGCCGGGCCGCTGGTGGTGGTCGCGGGGCTGACGCTGGGGTTCCTGCTGATCGCCCAGGGGCTGGGCCGGGCGAGGAGGATCGGATGA
- a CDS encoding ABC transporter permease, which yields MTRYLLRRLPSVALVLFVASVLIFLLMRLVPGDPASTLAGPDATPQSIEAIRHQLGLDRSLPAQYLSWLRGLVTFDLGRSYVLGGQITELVGQGLANTLVLTGSALLLAVVASLSLGVASVVWPSRWLRTVVTAADTVAVALPPFVTSVLLVLVFAVVIPVLPAGGVPPDGFLARPDIAVQYLVLPAVCLALPVAAALTRFLTEALRTELAKPYVLTARSQGIPRRQIVARGALRNALPAMLTALGIQTGHLLGGAVLVEAVFAWPGIGQLIEQGINRRDYPVVQVLLLLSVTVFVAIQLFTDVVHAWLDPRIRIGGQA from the coding sequence GTGACCCGATATCTGTTGCGCCGCTTGCCTTCCGTGGCCCTGGTGCTGTTCGTGGCGTCGGTGCTGATCTTCCTGCTGATGCGGCTGGTTCCGGGTGATCCGGCGAGCACGCTCGCGGGACCGGACGCGACACCGCAGAGCATCGAGGCCATCCGGCACCAGCTGGGGCTGGATCGTTCCCTCCCGGCGCAGTACCTGAGCTGGCTGCGCGGCCTGGTCACCTTCGACCTCGGCCGGTCCTACGTCCTCGGCGGGCAGATCACCGAGCTGGTGGGGCAGGGGCTGGCCAATACGCTGGTGCTGACCGGTTCCGCGCTGCTGCTCGCGGTGGTGGCGAGCCTGAGTCTCGGTGTGGCGTCGGTGGTGTGGCCCAGCCGGTGGTTGCGGACCGTCGTCACGGCCGCCGACACCGTGGCCGTCGCGCTGCCTCCGTTCGTGACCAGTGTGCTGCTGGTGCTGGTGTTCGCGGTGGTGATTCCCGTGCTGCCCGCGGGCGGGGTGCCGCCGGACGGTTTCCTCGCGCGGCCGGATATCGCCGTGCAGTATCTGGTGCTGCCCGCGGTGTGCCTGGCGCTCCCCGTGGCCGCCGCGCTGACCCGCTTCCTCACCGAGGCGCTGCGCACCGAACTCGCCAAACCCTATGTGCTGACGGCCCGTTCGCAGGGGATACCGCGCCGGCAGATCGTCGCCCGGGGCGCGCTGCGCAATGCGCTGCCGGCCATGCTGACCGCGCTGGGTATCCAGACCGGCCATCTGCTCGGCGGCGCCGTGCTGGTCGAGGCGGTGTTCGCGTGGCCGGGCATCGGTCAGCTCATCGAGCAGGGCATCAACCGGCGCGACTATCCGGTGGTGCAGGTGCTGTTGCTGCTGTCGGTGACGGTGTTCGTGGCGATCCAGCTGTTCACCGACGTCGTGCACGCCTGGCTGGATCCGCGGATCCGGATCGGCGGGCAGGCATGA
- a CDS encoding GtrA family protein: MVSRLPWGLDRVVPATFLGFALINSCTFAIDLILLTALHGWWGMPLPIAVTVAYACAFGLAYLGNRTLNFRSHAAVGPQLTVYVIVVVINYLAFILGVSSLLSAIGVEYHLARITAGACEAVYMYCAMRWVVFRR, from the coding sequence GTGGTTTCGCGACTCCCCTGGGGACTCGACCGGGTGGTTCCCGCGACATTCCTGGGTTTCGCGCTCATCAACAGCTGCACCTTCGCGATCGATCTGATCCTGCTCACGGCCCTGCACGGCTGGTGGGGCATGCCGCTGCCGATCGCCGTGACGGTGGCTTACGCCTGCGCGTTCGGGCTGGCGTACCTGGGCAACCGAACCCTGAACTTCCGCTCGCACGCGGCGGTGGGCCCGCAGCTCACGGTGTACGTGATAGTCGTGGTGATCAACTATCTGGCGTTCATCCTCGGCGTATCCAGCCTGCTGAGCGCGATCGGCGTCGAATACCACCTGGCCCGCATCACCGCCGGCGCCTGCGAGGCGGTGTACATGTACTGCGCCATGCGCTGGGTGGTGTTCCGGCGCTGA
- a CDS encoding ABC transporter ATP-binding protein, with protein MSITDTVPRVADSPRVPGGTADVVLDVRGLSVRFGARTVVDGIDLTARRGEVVALVGESGSGKSMTARSVLGLLPEGAEPQGSIVLGGTEIIGASERELQDVRGTRVAMVFQEPQTALNPVQKIGTQIGQALRARGPISRADARARAVELLGLVGIPEPERRAGWYPHQLSGGQKQRVVIALALSGEPDLLIADEPTTALDVTVQAEILDLLRELQRRNGTTILFITHNLGVVAEVADRVVVLHGGRVIEQGPVRELFATPRESYTRDLLSSVPLLPGTGTEVNDFGAVEDTTPGPLSPESDPKPVLQLTELSVVYRSRGKRFRALHDVSLSVAPREVIGLVGESGSGKSTLGRAALGLVPAQSGEVTLHGTSLSGLSPRELRAVRKNVALVHQDVAASLDPRRTIEDSVGEPLLVHRVAGGTVLRAKVGDLLESVRLPRDYAQRRPGELSGGQRQRVALARALALAPRLLVADEPTSALDVSVQAQVLDLFADLRAEYHFACLFISHDLAVVHRVADRVVVLRDGSIAETGSPGQVFGSPRAEYTRRLLAAVPIPDPDRARRRSLGFGS; from the coding sequence ATGAGTATCACCGATACGGTGCCGCGCGTGGCGGATTCGCCACGCGTGCCCGGCGGGACGGCCGACGTCGTGCTCGATGTCCGCGGGCTGTCCGTGCGGTTCGGGGCGCGGACCGTCGTCGACGGCATCGATCTGACCGCGCGGCGCGGTGAAGTGGTGGCGCTGGTGGGGGAGTCGGGCTCGGGCAAGTCGATGACCGCCCGCTCCGTGCTCGGATTGCTGCCCGAGGGGGCCGAGCCGCAGGGGTCGATCGTGCTGGGCGGCACCGAGATCATCGGCGCGAGCGAGCGGGAGTTGCAGGACGTGCGCGGCACCCGGGTCGCGATGGTGTTCCAGGAGCCGCAGACCGCGCTGAATCCGGTGCAGAAGATCGGCACCCAGATCGGCCAGGCGCTCCGCGCTCGCGGACCGATCTCCCGCGCGGACGCCCGCGCACGCGCGGTGGAGCTGCTGGGACTTGTCGGCATTCCGGAACCGGAGCGGCGGGCCGGCTGGTACCCGCATCAACTGTCCGGCGGGCAGAAGCAGCGCGTGGTCATCGCCCTGGCCCTGTCGGGAGAACCGGACCTGCTCATCGCCGACGAGCCGACGACCGCCCTGGACGTCACGGTGCAGGCGGAGATCCTCGATCTGCTGCGAGAACTGCAGCGCCGCAACGGAACCACCATCCTGTTCATCACCCATAATCTGGGCGTGGTGGCCGAGGTCGCCGACCGGGTGGTGGTCCTGCACGGTGGACGGGTGATCGAACAGGGGCCGGTGCGCGAGCTGTTCGCCACACCCCGGGAGTCCTACACGCGTGACCTGCTGTCCTCGGTGCCGCTGTTACCCGGCACCGGTACGGAGGTGAACGATTTTGGGGCAGTGGAGGATACGACGCCCGGTCCGCTGTCGCCGGAATCCGATCCGAAACCGGTTCTGCAATTGACGGAACTCTCGGTCGTCTACCGGTCGCGCGGCAAGCGGTTCCGGGCTCTGCACGATGTCTCGCTGTCCGTGGCGCCCCGCGAGGTGATCGGTCTGGTAGGCGAATCGGGTTCGGGCAAGAGCACGCTCGGCCGTGCCGCGCTCGGGCTGGTGCCCGCGCAGAGCGGCGAGGTGACCCTGCACGGCACCTCGCTGAGCGGGTTGAGCCCGCGCGAACTGCGTGCCGTCCGTAAGAATGTCGCGCTGGTGCATCAGGACGTGGCCGCCTCGCTGGATCCCCGGCGCACGATCGAGGACTCCGTCGGGGAACCGCTGCTCGTACACCGGGTGGCCGGTGGAACCGTGCTGCGGGCCAAGGTGGGCGACCTGCTCGAATCCGTTCGCCTGCCCCGTGATTACGCCCAGCGCCGCCCCGGGGAGCTGTCCGGCGGCCAGCGCCAGCGAGTCGCCCTGGCGCGTGCCCTGGCCCTGGCGCCGCGCCTGCTGGTCGCCGACGAACCCACCAGCGCCCTGGACGTCTCGGTCCAGGCCCAGGTCCTCGACCTGTTCGCCGACCTCCGCGCCGAATACCACTTCGCCTGCCTGTTCATCAGCCACGACCTCGCCGTCGTCCACCGCGTAGCCGACCGCGTCGTGGTGCTGCGCGACGGCTCGATCGCCGAAACTGGTTCCCCCGGACAGGTTTTCGGCAGCCCTCGCGCCGAATACACGCGCCGGTTGCTTGCGGCGGTACCGATCCCCGACCCCGATCGCGCCCGCCGCCGGTCCCTCGGTTTCGGGAGCTGA
- a CDS encoding Rpn family recombination-promoting nuclease/putative transposase, whose product MPAEWSNPHDSYARKVLGRGENAASEIRPLVPEALTVRVDWANLELQPGSFISPELRNRFSDLLFRTRLDGHAAYIYILLEHQSGSDRFMAFRMLEYMVAIWRQHLTRNHDEHKHTPGRVAKATTLPVVIPVVVHVNARGRAWSAPTELAELLDIDPAGRETMGPYLPRLRFLLDDVAVVDPQELRARDLTPAVRVLLVLLRTAPRNTELDRVMLDLLEELRALEAGPDPLGDLKAVLTYIFKVGETSEGDLTTVFERLGPHAKEAIVTTEAVIEARGEARGEARGEARGRAEGRAEALLEQMTVKFGPLSAAVIQEVRSADPAQVRAWTTRVLTAATLDEMLA is encoded by the coding sequence ATGCCCGCGGAGTGGTCCAACCCCCATGACTCCTATGCCCGGAAAGTGCTGGGGCGTGGTGAGAACGCGGCCTCGGAAATCCGCCCGCTCGTGCCCGAAGCGCTCACCGTCCGGGTCGACTGGGCGAACCTGGAACTTCAGCCGGGCAGTTTCATCTCACCGGAATTGCGGAACCGCTTCAGCGACCTACTGTTCCGCACACGTCTGGATGGTCACGCTGCCTACATCTACATACTGCTGGAACACCAGTCCGGTAGCGATCGGTTCATGGCGTTCCGGATGCTGGAATATATGGTCGCTATCTGGCGCCAGCATCTGACCCGCAATCATGACGAACACAAACACACTCCCGGCCGCGTCGCGAAGGCCACCACACTGCCGGTGGTGATCCCTGTCGTCGTACACGTGAATGCGCGAGGACGGGCGTGGTCAGCCCCCACCGAACTCGCCGAACTGCTCGACATCGACCCGGCCGGACGGGAAACGATGGGCCCGTATCTGCCGCGGTTGCGGTTCCTGCTCGACGACGTGGCGGTGGTCGATCCACAGGAGTTGCGTGCGCGGGATCTGACGCCGGCAGTGCGGGTGTTGCTGGTGTTGTTGCGGACCGCACCCCGCAATACCGAGCTGGACCGGGTTATGCTGGATTTGCTGGAAGAGCTGCGTGCATTGGAGGCCGGTCCGGATCCGCTCGGTGATTTGAAGGCTGTGCTGACCTATATCTTCAAGGTCGGCGAAACGTCCGAAGGTGATCTGACGACGGTGTTCGAGCGGCTGGGTCCGCACGCGAAGGAGGCAATCGTGACCACGGAAGCAGTCATCGAGGCGCGGGGCGAAGCGCGGGGAGAAGCGCGGGGCGAGGCACGGGGGCGCGCAGAAGGTCGCGCGGAGGCGTTGCTCGAGCAGATGACCGTGAAGTTCGGCCCGTTGTCGGCCGCCGTCATCCAGGAAGTCCGATCCGCAGATCCGGCTCAGGTTCGCGCGTGGACGACCCGCGTGCTGACCGCCGCCACGCTCGACGAGATGCTCGCCTGA
- a CDS encoding acyl-CoA desaturase, which yields MTTPALVPESSTRSSRRGGTGGDYARLLRRISDAGLMDRRPVYYAVRFGLVALAFVAGWAAFVLVGDSWWTLVVAALMAVTFAQVALVMHDVAHRQVFRLRRPTEVMGRVVGNAGIGLGYGWWQDKHTRHHANPNHEELDPDVAPDILVWSQRQARASRGLPRLVGRAQAFLFFPLLMLEGVNLHVSGVRALGNRSMKHRVMEGALLFGHFGAYLAAVFAVLPADKALAFLAVHQALFGLYMGCIFAPNHKGMPTLTGDDRPDYLRRQVLTSRNVRGGLLTDVALGGLNYQIEHHLFPNMPTPNLRHAQPIVRDYCTEIGVPYHETGLISSYSEALRHLHHAGAPLRPADRMPGHA from the coding sequence ATGACGACACCGGCCTTGGTCCCAGAGTCCTCTACGCGGTCATCGCGGCGCGGCGGCACGGGCGGTGATTACGCCCGGCTGCTGCGCCGGATCTCCGACGCGGGACTGATGGACCGGCGGCCCGTCTACTACGCCGTCCGGTTCGGCCTCGTCGCCCTCGCGTTCGTGGCGGGTTGGGCGGCATTCGTCCTCGTCGGCGACTCGTGGTGGACGCTCGTGGTCGCGGCGCTCATGGCCGTGACGTTCGCTCAGGTCGCACTCGTCATGCACGATGTCGCGCACCGCCAGGTCTTCCGGCTGCGACGGCCGACGGAGGTCATGGGCCGGGTCGTCGGCAACGCCGGCATCGGCCTGGGCTACGGCTGGTGGCAGGACAAGCACACCCGGCATCACGCCAATCCGAACCACGAGGAACTCGATCCCGATGTCGCGCCCGACATTCTGGTCTGGTCACAGCGGCAGGCGCGGGCCAGCCGCGGTCTGCCTCGACTCGTCGGGAGGGCGCAGGCATTCCTGTTCTTCCCCCTGCTGATGCTGGAGGGCGTGAACCTCCACGTGTCCGGTGTACGCGCACTCGGGAATCGTTCGATGAAACACCGCGTCATGGAGGGCGCGCTGCTCTTCGGCCACTTCGGCGCCTATCTGGCCGCGGTGTTCGCGGTCCTGCCCGCCGACAAGGCCCTCGCGTTCCTCGCGGTTCACCAGGCGCTGTTCGGCCTGTACATGGGCTGCATCTTCGCCCCGAACCACAAGGGCATGCCGACCCTGACCGGCGACGACCGCCCCGACTACCTGCGCCGGCAGGTGCTGACCTCCCGCAACGTCCGGGGTGGCCTGCTGACCGACGTCGCCCTCGGCGGGCTCAACTATCAGATCGAGCACCACTTGTTCCCGAACATGCCGACGCCGAATCTGCGTCATGCCCAGCCGATCGTCCGCGACTACTGCACCGAAATCGGCGTGCCCTACCACGAGACCGGACTGATCTCCTCCTACAGCGAGGCGCTGCGGCACCTGCACCACGCCGGCGCACCCCTCCGCCCCGCCGACCGGATGCCGGGCCACGCATAG